From Candidatus Pedobacter colombiensis, one genomic window encodes:
- the kdpA gene encoding potassium-transporting ATPase subunit KdpA encodes MNTELPGIIATYLLTLAIAIPLGKYLAKVFAGEKVWTDFLKPIENGIFKLSGINPKEEMNWKQHLKAMLTINMVWLVYGFFMLIYQDKLPLNPDGNPGMSPDLSFNTIISFVVNCNLQDYSGETGVTYLTQHFVLMFLQFVSCATGLTAAVVLFKAFRDKTSVKLGNFWDFFVKSITRLLLPLSLVMALILAFNGTPTSYEGKDQFMSVQGDTVNVSRGPAAAFIAIKHLGTNGGGWFGANSAHPLENPNYLTAMVELMAQVIIPIAMVIAFGYFIRRRRLAWMIFGVMTIGMLLLLIPTLTSELGGNPAIAKMGISQATGAMEGKEVRFGPALSAYWSTVTTIISTGSVNSMHDSTMPLTGLWQLLGMMINSFYGGCGAGILNYFIYLIIAVFISGLMVGRTPEFLGHKVEAREIKIAALVTLLSPFLILGGTAIASYVFVNHGDAAWSVQPKNWLNNPGFHGFSEMLYQMTSSNANNGSGFEGLSDNNVFWNVVTGFVMILGRFLPIIGPVAIAGLLGAKKYIPESAGTLKTDTLTFSVMTFAVIVVLNALSYFPALALGPLAEYFTMLK; translated from the coding sequence ATGAACACTGAATTACCTGGAATTATTGCTACCTATCTGCTTACGCTCGCAATAGCCATTCCGCTTGGCAAATACCTGGCAAAGGTTTTTGCCGGAGAGAAAGTCTGGACAGACTTTCTAAAACCTATTGAAAACGGCATATTTAAATTGTCCGGGATCAACCCCAAAGAAGAAATGAATTGGAAGCAACATTTAAAAGCGATGCTGACGATTAACATGGTTTGGTTGGTGTACGGATTTTTTATGCTCATATATCAGGATAAACTACCCTTAAATCCTGACGGAAATCCAGGGATGTCGCCAGATCTTTCCTTTAACACCATTATTAGTTTTGTGGTAAATTGTAATCTTCAGGATTACTCCGGAGAAACCGGTGTGACATATCTGACACAACATTTTGTATTGATGTTTTTGCAATTTGTAAGTTGTGCAACAGGTTTAACAGCTGCGGTGGTTTTATTTAAGGCTTTTAGAGATAAAACATCCGTTAAGTTGGGAAACTTCTGGGATTTCTTTGTGAAATCGATTACACGTTTGTTATTGCCTTTATCATTAGTTATGGCTTTAATTTTAGCCTTTAATGGTACACCTACCAGTTATGAAGGTAAAGATCAGTTTATGTCGGTACAAGGTGATACTGTAAATGTATCCAGAGGGCCTGCTGCAGCATTTATTGCCATCAAACACCTCGGTACAAATGGAGGTGGCTGGTTCGGTGCAAACTCTGCACATCCATTAGAAAATCCTAACTACTTAACTGCTATGGTTGAGCTGATGGCTCAGGTAATTATTCCAATTGCCATGGTTATTGCATTCGGTTATTTCATCAGGCGTAGAAGACTAGCCTGGATGATTTTTGGTGTAATGACTATAGGTATGCTACTCCTATTAATTCCAACATTGACTTCAGAGCTTGGTGGAAACCCGGCGATAGCCAAAATGGGTATTTCACAGGCAACAGGCGCTATGGAGGGCAAAGAGGTACGTTTTGGACCGGCTTTATCTGCTTACTGGAGTACAGTAACCACTATTATTTCTACCGGCTCCGTAAACAGTATGCACGACAGTACGATGCCACTTACAGGTCTTTGGCAATTGTTGGGCATGATGATTAACTCGTTTTATGGTGGTTGTGGAGCAGGTATACTCAATTATTTCATCTACTTGATTATAGCCGTATTCATTTCCGGATTAATGGTAGGGCGTACACCTGAGTTTTTAGGCCATAAAGTAGAAGCGCGGGAGATCAAAATAGCTGCATTGGTTACTTTGCTGAGCCCTTTTTTAATTCTTGGGGGTACAGCAATAGCAAGTTATGTCTTTGTCAACCATGGTGATGCAGCCTGGTCAGTACAGCCAAAAAACTGGTTAAATAACCCCGGATTTCACGGTTTCTCTGAAATGCTGTATCAAATGACTTCCTCAAATGCTAACAATGGTTCCGGATTTGAGGGCCTGAGTGATAACAATGTATTCTGGAATGTAGTCACAGGCTTTGTGATGATACTTGGACGTTTTCTACCTATCATTGGTCCCGTAGCCATCGCAGGTTTATTGGGTGCTAAAAAATACATTCCTGAATCTGCAGGTACACTGAAAACAGATACGTTGACCTTCAGTGTAATGACCTTCGCTGTTATCGTGGTGCTTAATGCCCTTTCTTATTTCCCCGCGCTGGCATTAGGCCCATTGGCCGAATACTTTACGATGCTTAAATAG
- a CDS encoding potassium-transporting ATPase subunit F translates to MIALFIIALAVFIYMIYVLIKPEKF, encoded by the coding sequence ATGATCGCATTATTCATTATTGCATTAGCAGTATTCATTTATATGATTTACGTGCTCATTAAACCCGAAAAATTTTAA
- a CDS encoding DUF6141 family protein → MIQQEIFFTEDQMFRQWWLWLILLGIDGTILFWLYEQLTLKTQVSGKSVSNYALLTSAGVVVLVTALFFCIRLNTQIKRDGVYMKFFPFHWSYKYYSWDMIAKSYVRTYSPLGEYGGWGIRHSNSGEGMAYNISGNKGLQLELNNGKKILIGTNKPEELEAVLIKLNKSNF, encoded by the coding sequence ATGATACAACAAGAAATTTTCTTTACAGAAGATCAAATGTTTAGACAATGGTGGCTTTGGCTTATTTTGTTGGGTATAGATGGTACTATTCTATTTTGGCTTTATGAGCAGTTAACTCTAAAAACTCAGGTCTCCGGGAAATCAGTGAGCAATTATGCACTGCTGACATCAGCAGGGGTAGTTGTTCTGGTTACTGCACTATTTTTTTGTATTAGATTGAATACACAAATCAAAAGGGATGGTGTTTATATGAAGTTTTTCCCTTTTCACTGGTCGTATAAATATTACAGTTGGGATATGATAGCTAAGTCTTACGTAAGAACATATAGTCCTTTAGGAGAATATGGGGGATGGGGTATACGTCACAGCAACTCTGGGGAAGGAATGGCCTATAATATATCAGGTAATAAAGGATTGCAATTGGAACTCAACAATGGTAAGAAGATCCTGATTGGTACCAATAAGCCTGAAGAACTAGAAGCGGTGCTGATTAAGTTAAATAAAAGTAATTTTTAA